One genomic window of Corallococcus silvisoli includes the following:
- a CDS encoding flavin-containing monooxygenase — protein sequence MPSRLPPHVRIAIAGAGFAGLGMAIRLKQDGIDDFVVLERADDVGGVWRDNVYPGCACDVQSLLYSFTFAPNPGWSRAYSPGAEIHAYLRDCVRRFHLAPFLRFGHAVRSARWDSVRNHWVLDTTQGPLTADVFVAAVGALSEPVIPPLPGLDRFRGKVMHSARWDTGHALAGRAVGVVGTGASAVQFVPEIQPAVGRLVLFQRTPAWVLPRGDQPISALRKALYQRVPGARWLAREGLRILREGMSLGFQYPWILRLAQRWALRHLSRVVHDPALRARLTPSYTMGCKRILISDAYLPALTRTNVEVVTPRIREVTEDAVVTEDGTTHPVDTLIFGTGFQVTDMPLGHHVQGRDGRTLAQVWAGSPKAHLGTTVSGFPNLFLLQGPNTGLGHTSVLLMMEAQLDHVLGALRYLDARGAAAVEPQPGAQDAFVREMDARLSRTVWNQGGCRSWYLDATGRNAALWPGTTSAYRRRVEHFDPSEYITLPRPASRSTGRS from the coding sequence GTGCCATCCCGTCTTCCGCCTCACGTGCGCATCGCCATCGCGGGCGCGGGCTTCGCTGGCCTGGGCATGGCCATCCGGCTGAAGCAGGACGGCATCGACGACTTCGTGGTCCTGGAGCGCGCGGACGACGTGGGCGGCGTCTGGCGCGACAACGTCTATCCCGGTTGTGCGTGTGATGTGCAGTCGCTGCTGTACTCGTTCACCTTCGCGCCCAACCCCGGCTGGTCGCGTGCGTACTCGCCGGGGGCGGAGATCCATGCGTACCTGCGCGACTGCGTGCGGCGCTTCCACCTGGCGCCGTTCCTGCGCTTCGGGCATGCCGTCCGCTCCGCGCGGTGGGACTCCGTCCGGAATCACTGGGTGCTGGACACAACCCAGGGACCGCTCACCGCGGACGTCTTCGTGGCCGCGGTGGGGGCGTTGAGCGAGCCCGTCATCCCGCCCCTGCCCGGCTTGGATCGCTTCCGCGGCAAGGTGATGCACTCGGCGCGCTGGGACACGGGCCACGCGCTGGCCGGGCGCGCGGTGGGCGTGGTGGGCACGGGCGCGTCCGCGGTGCAGTTCGTCCCGGAGATCCAACCGGCGGTCGGCCGGCTCGTCCTCTTCCAGCGGACACCCGCGTGGGTGCTGCCCCGGGGCGACCAGCCCATCAGCGCCCTGCGCAAGGCGCTATACCAGCGCGTCCCGGGCGCCCGCTGGCTGGCGCGCGAGGGCCTGCGCATCCTGCGCGAAGGCATGTCGCTGGGGTTCCAGTACCCGTGGATCCTGCGCCTCGCGCAGCGGTGGGCGCTGCGGCACCTGTCGCGCGTGGTGCACGACCCGGCGCTGCGTGCCCGGCTCACGCCGAGCTACACGATGGGCTGCAAGCGCATCCTCATCTCCGATGCGTACCTCCCAGCCCTCACCCGGACGAACGTGGAGGTCGTCACGCCCCGCATCCGCGAGGTGACCGAGGACGCGGTGGTCACGGAGGACGGCACCACGCACCCGGTGGACACGCTCATCTTCGGCACCGGCTTCCAGGTGACGGACATGCCGCTGGGGCACCATGTCCAGGGCCGGGACGGCCGCACGCTCGCGCAGGTGTGGGCGGGCAGCCCCAAGGCCCACCTGGGCACCACCGTGAGCGGCTTTCCCAACCTGTTCCTCCTCCAGGGGCCCAACACCGGCCTGGGCCACACCTCCGTGCTGCTGATGATGGAGGCCCAGCTGGACCATGTGCTGGGCGCGCTGCGCTACCTGGACGCGCGGGGCGCCGCCGCCGTGGAGCCCCAGCCTGGAGCCCAGGACGCCTTCGTGCGGGAGATGGACGCGCGCCTGTCCCGCACGGTGTGGAACCAGGGCGGCTGCCGGAGCTGGTACCTGGACGCCACGGGCCGGAACGCCGCGCTCTGGCCGGGCACCACCTCCGCGTATCGCCGCCGGGTGGAGCACTTCGATCCCTCCGAGTACATCACGCTCCCCCGTCCTGCCTCCCGGTCGACGGGCCGCTCCTGA
- a CDS encoding molybdopterin cofactor-binding domain-containing protein, giving the protein MRVCREVGAFGVGTVLNAKTARSQLLGGIVMGIGMGLMEETQLDSRSARFITQEPADDHVPVSPDVPDIDAIFVPERDPHVNAVGAKGLGEIGITGTAAAPANAIHHATGRRIRELPLTLDNVLATSFSPP; this is encoded by the coding sequence GTGCGGGTGTGCCGCGAGGTGGGGGCGTTCGGCGTGGGCACGGTGCTCAACGCGAAGACGGCGCGCAGCCAACTGCTGGGCGGCATCGTGATGGGCATCGGCATGGGGTTGATGGAGGAGACGCAGCTGGATTCGCGCTCGGCGCGCTTCATCACCCAGGAACCGGCGGACGACCACGTGCCGGTGAGCCCGGACGTGCCGGACATCGACGCCATCTTCGTCCCGGAGCGTGACCCCCACGTGAACGCCGTGGGCGCCAAGGGCCTCGGTGAAATCGGCATCACGGGGACGGCCGCCGCCCCCGCCAACGCCATCCACCACGCCACCGGCCGGCGCATCCGCGAGCTGCCGCTCACCCTGGACAACGTGCTCGCGACGTCCTTCTCTCCGCCGTGA